In one Brachyhypopomus gauderio isolate BG-103 unplaced genomic scaffold, BGAUD_0.2 sc81, whole genome shotgun sequence genomic region, the following are encoded:
- the setdb1b gene encoding histone-lysine N-methyltransferase SETDB1-B isoform X3, translated as MEVDGGLGSSLEMELGPELEEELGVSLDELRKWIEEQVDNSDAVQQRKTQIAELQEWVEQREKDMASVDVLCSDASESVEQCEVLVKELYTKIGLAYRESSSEDEAGGTGGASEVIEIDDDEDDDVIAVGCVVPPKKVVTPGKDSAITETSAVLQRTSQQVQNLMQAVTKTTTSSSTAITPPKGLGPPPQSRGTMLNIPAVFVSSAPANTPTQPNPGLKQDVMKVNMSILGKKRTKTWHRGTLIAINSVGSSFKYKVKFENKGKSLLSGNHVAFDYHPTLERLYVGARVVAKYKDGNQVWLYAGVVAEMPNSKNRMRFLIFFDDGYASYVGLPELYPICRPLKKTWEDIEDDSCKDFIEEYITAYPNRPMVLLKPGQIIKTEWEGTWWRSRVEEVDGSLVKMLFLDDKRSEWIYRGSTRLEPMFNLKMSTANTQEKKLAGQQRLRPNMGALRAKGPVVQYTNDASLASSRPAPPPPAPPRPPPAMPMPSQPVRNEIQMAKKSTSQLVSAPRQGVTTDLQLKPLSSVVPQTSSSRLFLLQPGPVQNLAPIISSPQPLQAIQALQPLQALQPLQPTVAAYTSERIPQEPSYQAPNDRLFYLSHSCSPECLKRIRPTRPNLHRGRNPLLTPLLYEFRRMTARRRLNRKMSFHVIYKSPCGLSLRNMVEIQRYLFQTHCDFIFLEMFCLDPYVLVDRRFQPQRPFYFIRDITGGREDIPLSCVNEIDGTAPPNVTYSKERIPERGVIINTSPDYLVGCDCTDGCQDKSKCSCHQLTLQATACTPGGQINYSAGYHYKRLEECLPTGIYECNKRCRCNPQMCTNRLVQHGLQVRLQLFKTQNKGWGIRCLDDVAKGSFVCIYAGKILTDDIADKEGQEMGDEYFANLDHIETVEKFKEGYESEAHCSDSEGSGVDMSRVKLTPRPQQGKGAAKVEDRTGGKAQDSSSDDDSDSSDDKEESNGDDSDSSDDTFVKDTPYSSSSVWRSYTTRRQAKGMKEESQDSKDGLSVSGGRTEDRKPPPVPEESGKSKVASWLTSQTSTADGTVKAESAVKAESTVKAEATVKAETTVKAEKKDVMTLSDSDDVQTISSGSDDNKEREKKTQAVVKRQVAVKSTRGIALKASHSLMVKVGSAGPAAGRTGGSGSHQVHGGDGGDSGPKSTRQFFDGEENCYIIDAKLEGNLGRYLNHSCSPNLFVQNVFVDTHDLRFPWVAFFASKRIRAGTELTWDYNYEVGSVEGKELLCCCGSTECRGRLL; from the exons ATGGAGGTAGATGGTGGGCTTGGCTCCAGCCTGGAGATGGAGCTGGGACCAGAGCTGGAAGAGGAGCTGGGTGTGTCTCTGGACGAGCTGCGTAAATGGATCGAGGAGCAGGTGGACAACAGTGATGCCGTGCAGCAGAGGAAAACGCAGATAGCCGAACTCCAGGAGTGGGTCGAACAAAGAGAAAAAGACATGGCCTCTGTGGACGTGCTCTGCTCCGACGCTTCAGA GTCTGTAGAGCAGTGTGAAGTTCTGGTGAAGGAGCTGTACACTAAAATAGGCCTGGCGTACAGAGAGAGCAGCTCTGAAGACGAGGCAGGTGGCACGGGAGGGGCATCCGAGGTCATCGAAATCGACGATGATGAAGATGACGATGTGATCGCCGTGGGATGTG TTGTTCCGCCAAAGAAGGTCGTCACACCAGGCAAAGACTCCGCG ATTACGGAAACATCAGCGGTGCTGCAGAGAACTTCACAGCAAGTGCAGAACCTGATGCAGGCTGTCACCAAGACAACCACGTCGTCCTCCACCGCGATCACTCCACCCAAGGGGTTGGGCCCTCCCCCTCAGTCCCGTGGCACCATGCTCAATATTCCAGCCGTGTTCGTGTCCTCGGCCCCtgcaaacacacccacccaaccaaACCCCGGCCTCAAACAGGACGTGATGAAAGTAAACATGAGCATTCTGGGTAAAAAACGTACCAAGACCTGGCACCGCGGAACCCTGATCGCTATTAACTCAGTGG GCAGCAGCTTCAAGTACAAGGTGAAGTTTGAGAACAAGGGCAAGAGTCTGCTGTCGGGCAACCACGTGGCCTTCGACTACCACCCCACGCTGGAGCGGCTGTACGTGGGGGCCCGCGTCGTTGCCAAGTATAAGGACGGCAACCAGGTGTGGCTCTATGCCGGCGTTGTGGCAGAGATGCCCAACAGCAAGAACCGCATGAG GTTCCTGATCTTTTTCGATGATGGTTATGCTTCCTACGTGGGCCTGCCTGAACTCTACCCCATCTGCCGACCAT TGAAGAAGACGTGGGAGGACATAGAGGATGATTCGTGTAAGGACTTCATCGAGGAGTACATCACTGCGTACCCCAACAGGCCCATGGTCCTGCTGAAGCCGGGCCAGATCATAAAGACCGAATGGGAGGGGACGTGGTGGCGCAGCCGTGTGGAGGAAGTGGATGGCAGCCTAGTCAAGATGCTCTTCCTG GACGACAAGCGCAGCGAGTGGATCTACCGCGGCTCCACGCGCCTGGAGCCCATGTTCAACCTGAAGATGAGCACGGCCAACACCCAGGAGAAGAAGCTGGCCGGCCAGCAGCGGCTGCGCCCCAACATGG GAGCGCTGAGGGCAAAAGGGCCCGTGGTGCAGTACACCAACGACGCCAGTTTGGCAAGCAGCCGacccgccccacccccaccagcgCCGCCCCGCCCACCTCCTGCCATGCCCATGCCCTCGCAGCCTGTCCGCAATGA GATTCAGATGGCCAAGAAGAGCACATCGCAGTTAGTGAGTGCCCCCCGCCAGGGCGTGACGACCGACCTGCAGCTCAAACCCCTCAGCAGCGTGGTGCCCCAGACCAGCAGCTCCAG GCTCTTTCTCCTCCAGCCGGGCCCCGTGCAGAACCTCGCTCCCATCATCTCCTCCCCCCAGCCCCTCCAGGCCATCCAGGCCCTCCAGCCCCTCCAGGCCCTCCAGCCGCTCCAGCCAACGGTGGCGGCGTACACCAGCGAGCGGATCCCCCAGGAGCCGTCGTACCAGGCACCCAACGATCGCCTCTTCTACCTCAGCCACTCCTGCTCGCCCGAGTGCCTGAAGCGTATCCGGCCTACGCGGCCCAACCTGCACCGTGGACGCAACCCCCTCCTCACTCCCCTGCTCTACGAGTTCCGCCGCATGACCGCACGCAGACGCCTCAACCGCAAG ATGTCCTTCCACGTCATCTACAAGTCTCCGTGTGGCCTGAGCCTGCGTAACATGGTGGAGATCCAGCGCTACCTCTTCCAGACGCACTGCGACTTCATCTTCCTGGAGATGTTCTGCCTGGACCCGTACGTGCTGGTGGACCGGCGCTTCCAGCCGCAGCGCCCCTTCTACTTCATCCGGGACATCACGGGCGGCCGCGAGGACATCCCGCTGTCCTGCGTCAACGAGATCGACGGCACCGCGCCGCCCAACGTCACCTACAGCAAGGAGCGCATCCCTGAGCGTGGCGTCATCATCAACACCAGCCCCGACTACCTGGTGGGCTGCGACTGCACCGACGGCTGCCAGGACAA GTCAAAGTGTTCGTGTCACCAGCTGACACTGCAGGCCACGGCGTGTACTCCTGGAGGTCAGATCAACTACAGCGCCGGCTACCACTACAAGAGACTGGAGGAGTGCTTACCCACAGg caTCTATGAGTGTAATAAGCGGTGTCGCTGTAATCCTCAGATGTGTACCAATCGTCTTGTGCAGCATGGCCTACAGGTTCGCCTGCAGCTCTTTAAAACCCAGAACAAAGGCTGGGGCATCCGTTGCCTTGACGACGTCGCTAAGGGCTCCTTCGTCTGTATTTACGCAG GCAAAATCCTCACGGACGACATAGCCGACAaggaggggcaggagatggGCGATGAGTACTTTGCCAACTTGGACCACATCGAGACTGTGGAGAAGTTCAAGGAGGGCTACGAGAGCGAGGCGCACTGCTCTGACAGCGAGGGCAGCGGTGTGGACATGAGCCGTGTTAAGCTGACCCCTCGACCCCAGCAGGGCAAGGGGGCCGCCAAGGTAGAGGACCGCACAGGGGGCAAAG CCCAAGACTCCTCCTCCGATGATGACAGCGACAGCTCGGATGACAAGGAGGAGTCGAACGGTGACGACAGCGACAGCTCAGATGACACGTTCGTGAAAGACACGCCTTACTCCTCGAGCTCAGTGTGGAGGAGCTACACCACCCGACGCCAGGCCAAAGGCATGAAGGAGG AGAGTCAGGACAGTAAGGATGGCCTGAGTGTCTCTGGGGGCAGGACTGAGGACAGGAAGCCACCCCCTGTGCCAGAGGAGAGCGGCAAGAGCAAAGTTGCCTCGTGGCTGACCAGTCAGACCTCCACCGCCGATGGCACGGTCAAGGCGGAGTCCGCGGTCAAGGCAGAGTCCACAGTCAAGGCAGAGGCGACGGTCAAGGCCGAGACCACGGTCAAGGCGGAGAagaag GATGTGATGACATTGTCCGACAGCGATGATGTTCAGACCATCAGTTCTGGCTCGGATGACAACAAGGAACGAGAGAAGAAGACTCAAG CGGTGGTAAAGCGACAGGTGGCAGTGAAGTCAACACGAGGCATCGCCTTGAAGGCCTCCCACAGCCTGATGGTGAAAGTCGGCTCAGCTGGCCCCGCAGCGGGCAGGACAGGCGGCTCAGGGTCCCACCAGGTCCatgggggtgatggaggagacaGTGGCCCCAAAAGCACCCGCCAGTTCTTCGACGGGGAGGAGAATTGCTACATCATCGATGCCAAACTGGAGGGCAACCTGGGACGCTACCTCAAC CATAGCTGCAGTCCTAACCTCTTCGTGCAGAACGTGTTTGTGGACACGCACGACCTACGGTTCCCTTGGGTGGCTTTTTTCGCTAGCAA GAGAATCCGTGCCGGGACAGAGCTGACGTGGGACTACAACTATGAGGTCGGCAGCGTTGAGGGCAAAGAACTACTGTGTTGCTGCGGTTCCACCGAGTGTAGAGGACGACTGCtctaa
- the setdb1b gene encoding histone-lysine N-methyltransferase SETDB1-B isoform X2, protein MPRTKASLRSAAAKKRYAARERKVLQEPAIEMPPSPVSSRIFLNIQGITQYTSGMEVDGGLGSSLEMELGPELEEELGVSLDELRKWIEEQVDNSDAVQQRKTQIAELQEWVEQREKDMASVDVLCSDASESVEQCEVLVKELYTKIGLAYRESSSEDEAGGTGGASEVIEIDDDEDDDVIAVGCVVPPKKVVTPGKDSAITETSAVLQRTSQQVQNLMQAVTKTTTSSSTAITPPKGLGPPPQSRGTMLNIPAVFVSSAPANTPTQPNPGLKQDVMKVNMSILGKKRTKTWHRGTLIAINSVGSSFKYKVKFENKGKSLLSGNHVAFDYHPTLERLYVGARVVAKYKDGNQVWLYAGVVAEMPNSKNRMRFLIFFDDGYASYVGLPELYPICRPLKKTWEDIEDDSCKDFIEEYITAYPNRPMVLLKPGQIIKTEWEGTWWRSRVEEVDGSLVKMLFLDDKRSEWIYRGSTRLEPMFNLKMSTANTQEKKLAGQQRLRPNMGALRAKGPVVQYTNDASLASSRPAPPPPAPPRPPPAMPMPSQPVRNEIQMAKKSTSQLVSAPRQGVTTDLQLKPLSSVVPQTSSSRLFLLQPGPVQNLAPIISSPQPLQAIQALQPLQALQPLQPTVAAYTSERIPQEPSYQAPNDRLFYLSHSCSPECLKRIRPTRPNLHRGRNPLLTPLLYEFRRMTARRRLNRKMSFHVIYKSPCGLSLRNMVEIQRYLFQTHCDFIFLEMFCLDPYVLVDRRFQPQRPFYFIRDITGGREDIPLSCVNEIDGTAPPNVTYSKERIPERGVIINTSPDYLVGCDCTDGCQDKSKCSCHQLTLQATACTPGGQINYSAGYHYKRLEECLPTGIYECNKRCRCNPQMCTNRLVQHGLQVRLQLFKTQNKGWGIRCLDDVAKGSFVCIYAGKILTDDIADKEGQEMGDEYFANLDHIETVEKFKEGYESEAHCSDSEGSGVDMSRVKLTPRPQQGKGAAKVEDRTGGKAQDSSSDDDSDSSDDKEESNGDDSDSSDDTFVKDTPYSSSSVWRSYTTRRQAKGMKEESQDSKDGLSVSGGRTEDRKPPPVPEESGKSKVASWLTSQTSTADGTVKAESAVKAESTVKAEATVKAETTVKAEKKDVMTLSDSDDVQTISSGSDDNKEREKKTQAVVKRQVAVKSTRGIALKASHSLMVKVGSAGPAAGRTGGSGSHQVHGGDGGDSGPKSTRQFFDGEENCYIIDAKLEGNLGRYLNHSCSPNLFVQNVFVDTHDLRFPWVAFFASKRIRAGTELTWDYNYEVGSVEGKELLCCCGSTECRGRLL, encoded by the exons TGGCATGGAGGTAGATGGTGGGCTTGGCTCCAGCCTGGAGATGGAGCTGGGACCAGAGCTGGAAGAGGAGCTGGGTGTGTCTCTGGACGAGCTGCGTAAATGGATCGAGGAGCAGGTGGACAACAGTGATGCCGTGCAGCAGAGGAAAACGCAGATAGCCGAACTCCAGGAGTGGGTCGAACAAAGAGAAAAAGACATGGCCTCTGTGGACGTGCTCTGCTCCGACGCTTCAGA GTCTGTAGAGCAGTGTGAAGTTCTGGTGAAGGAGCTGTACACTAAAATAGGCCTGGCGTACAGAGAGAGCAGCTCTGAAGACGAGGCAGGTGGCACGGGAGGGGCATCCGAGGTCATCGAAATCGACGATGATGAAGATGACGATGTGATCGCCGTGGGATGTG TTGTTCCGCCAAAGAAGGTCGTCACACCAGGCAAAGACTCCGCG ATTACGGAAACATCAGCGGTGCTGCAGAGAACTTCACAGCAAGTGCAGAACCTGATGCAGGCTGTCACCAAGACAACCACGTCGTCCTCCACCGCGATCACTCCACCCAAGGGGTTGGGCCCTCCCCCTCAGTCCCGTGGCACCATGCTCAATATTCCAGCCGTGTTCGTGTCCTCGGCCCCtgcaaacacacccacccaaccaaACCCCGGCCTCAAACAGGACGTGATGAAAGTAAACATGAGCATTCTGGGTAAAAAACGTACCAAGACCTGGCACCGCGGAACCCTGATCGCTATTAACTCAGTGG GCAGCAGCTTCAAGTACAAGGTGAAGTTTGAGAACAAGGGCAAGAGTCTGCTGTCGGGCAACCACGTGGCCTTCGACTACCACCCCACGCTGGAGCGGCTGTACGTGGGGGCCCGCGTCGTTGCCAAGTATAAGGACGGCAACCAGGTGTGGCTCTATGCCGGCGTTGTGGCAGAGATGCCCAACAGCAAGAACCGCATGAG GTTCCTGATCTTTTTCGATGATGGTTATGCTTCCTACGTGGGCCTGCCTGAACTCTACCCCATCTGCCGACCAT TGAAGAAGACGTGGGAGGACATAGAGGATGATTCGTGTAAGGACTTCATCGAGGAGTACATCACTGCGTACCCCAACAGGCCCATGGTCCTGCTGAAGCCGGGCCAGATCATAAAGACCGAATGGGAGGGGACGTGGTGGCGCAGCCGTGTGGAGGAAGTGGATGGCAGCCTAGTCAAGATGCTCTTCCTG GACGACAAGCGCAGCGAGTGGATCTACCGCGGCTCCACGCGCCTGGAGCCCATGTTCAACCTGAAGATGAGCACGGCCAACACCCAGGAGAAGAAGCTGGCCGGCCAGCAGCGGCTGCGCCCCAACATGG GAGCGCTGAGGGCAAAAGGGCCCGTGGTGCAGTACACCAACGACGCCAGTTTGGCAAGCAGCCGacccgccccacccccaccagcgCCGCCCCGCCCACCTCCTGCCATGCCCATGCCCTCGCAGCCTGTCCGCAATGA GATTCAGATGGCCAAGAAGAGCACATCGCAGTTAGTGAGTGCCCCCCGCCAGGGCGTGACGACCGACCTGCAGCTCAAACCCCTCAGCAGCGTGGTGCCCCAGACCAGCAGCTCCAG GCTCTTTCTCCTCCAGCCGGGCCCCGTGCAGAACCTCGCTCCCATCATCTCCTCCCCCCAGCCCCTCCAGGCCATCCAGGCCCTCCAGCCCCTCCAGGCCCTCCAGCCGCTCCAGCCAACGGTGGCGGCGTACACCAGCGAGCGGATCCCCCAGGAGCCGTCGTACCAGGCACCCAACGATCGCCTCTTCTACCTCAGCCACTCCTGCTCGCCCGAGTGCCTGAAGCGTATCCGGCCTACGCGGCCCAACCTGCACCGTGGACGCAACCCCCTCCTCACTCCCCTGCTCTACGAGTTCCGCCGCATGACCGCACGCAGACGCCTCAACCGCAAG ATGTCCTTCCACGTCATCTACAAGTCTCCGTGTGGCCTGAGCCTGCGTAACATGGTGGAGATCCAGCGCTACCTCTTCCAGACGCACTGCGACTTCATCTTCCTGGAGATGTTCTGCCTGGACCCGTACGTGCTGGTGGACCGGCGCTTCCAGCCGCAGCGCCCCTTCTACTTCATCCGGGACATCACGGGCGGCCGCGAGGACATCCCGCTGTCCTGCGTCAACGAGATCGACGGCACCGCGCCGCCCAACGTCACCTACAGCAAGGAGCGCATCCCTGAGCGTGGCGTCATCATCAACACCAGCCCCGACTACCTGGTGGGCTGCGACTGCACCGACGGCTGCCAGGACAA GTCAAAGTGTTCGTGTCACCAGCTGACACTGCAGGCCACGGCGTGTACTCCTGGAGGTCAGATCAACTACAGCGCCGGCTACCACTACAAGAGACTGGAGGAGTGCTTACCCACAGg caTCTATGAGTGTAATAAGCGGTGTCGCTGTAATCCTCAGATGTGTACCAATCGTCTTGTGCAGCATGGCCTACAGGTTCGCCTGCAGCTCTTTAAAACCCAGAACAAAGGCTGGGGCATCCGTTGCCTTGACGACGTCGCTAAGGGCTCCTTCGTCTGTATTTACGCAG GCAAAATCCTCACGGACGACATAGCCGACAaggaggggcaggagatggGCGATGAGTACTTTGCCAACTTGGACCACATCGAGACTGTGGAGAAGTTCAAGGAGGGCTACGAGAGCGAGGCGCACTGCTCTGACAGCGAGGGCAGCGGTGTGGACATGAGCCGTGTTAAGCTGACCCCTCGACCCCAGCAGGGCAAGGGGGCCGCCAAGGTAGAGGACCGCACAGGGGGCAAAG CCCAAGACTCCTCCTCCGATGATGACAGCGACAGCTCGGATGACAAGGAGGAGTCGAACGGTGACGACAGCGACAGCTCAGATGACACGTTCGTGAAAGACACGCCTTACTCCTCGAGCTCAGTGTGGAGGAGCTACACCACCCGACGCCAGGCCAAAGGCATGAAGGAGG AGAGTCAGGACAGTAAGGATGGCCTGAGTGTCTCTGGGGGCAGGACTGAGGACAGGAAGCCACCCCCTGTGCCAGAGGAGAGCGGCAAGAGCAAAGTTGCCTCGTGGCTGACCAGTCAGACCTCCACCGCCGATGGCACGGTCAAGGCGGAGTCCGCGGTCAAGGCAGAGTCCACAGTCAAGGCAGAGGCGACGGTCAAGGCCGAGACCACGGTCAAGGCGGAGAagaag GATGTGATGACATTGTCCGACAGCGATGATGTTCAGACCATCAGTTCTGGCTCGGATGACAACAAGGAACGAGAGAAGAAGACTCAAG CGGTGGTAAAGCGACAGGTGGCAGTGAAGTCAACACGAGGCATCGCCTTGAAGGCCTCCCACAGCCTGATGGTGAAAGTCGGCTCAGCTGGCCCCGCAGCGGGCAGGACAGGCGGCTCAGGGTCCCACCAGGTCCatgggggtgatggaggagacaGTGGCCCCAAAAGCACCCGCCAGTTCTTCGACGGGGAGGAGAATTGCTACATCATCGATGCCAAACTGGAGGGCAACCTGGGACGCTACCTCAAC CATAGCTGCAGTCCTAACCTCTTCGTGCAGAACGTGTTTGTGGACACGCACGACCTACGGTTCCCTTGGGTGGCTTTTTTCGCTAGCAA GAGAATCCGTGCCGGGACAGAGCTGACGTGGGACTACAACTATGAGGTCGGCAGCGTTGAGGGCAAAGAACTACTGTGTTGCTGCGGTTCCACCGAGTGTAGAGGACGACTGCtctaa